A segment of the Symmachiella macrocystis genome:
GTTATTTGCACTTTGCCGCTCATGCGTTCGTTGACCAACAGCATGGCAACCTGTTGGGAGGCATTCTGTTAACGCCGCCCCACAATGCGTCGGATGCAAAACAGTCTGACGGTGTGCTGGCGCTGAATGAAATCTATACCTTGAAACTCAACCAATGCGAGTTAGCTGTACTCAGTGCCTGTGAAACCAATGTCGGTCCGGATGGAACGATGGAGGCTGGCTTTAGCCTGGCACGCGCCTTTTTCAAAGCGGGTGCGCGGCGCGTGGTTGCCAGTCACTGGACGGTCGAAGATGAGTCCACCTCGGAACTGGTGGGAGAATTCTTTGAAGAGATGGCCAATCAGTCCAAATCGGATCAGCCGGTCAACTATGCCAAAGCATTACAAACAGCCCGCCGCCGCGTCCGTAATAATTCCCGGTGGTCTCACCCCTTCTTCTGGGCACCGTTCGTATTGATTGGTCCTGGCGTGGAAGATCCGTCGGTCCCTCAACGGCCGCTCTCACACGACGGATTGGGCGACTTATCGCGAAAATAACGCTTACAGCACTCGGAAAAACCCCCTGCATCGAGCGGCTCACTATATCGATTTCCGCATACAACCGCTGCTTTTCCTACGATTACGATTCACAACCACGGAAACTTACGCAGAGAGTTTGCTTAGAAGCATTTCGCGAGCCACACTTCAATGTATGGCTGGAAAATTGTGCCGACATTCCGTCGGAATCGTTGCGGTGGATTGTCCCGGTTGACCTTTCCAGAAACTGCGGATCGTTTCCCAGAGTAGCTCGTCATGACAACTCAAATACTACCCGCAACTGATCAAGAACTTTGGTTCTTGGAAGGGCTCATCGATCAGCGCGATCGGGTGCAACATATTCCAATCAACTCGGTCCCGTTTCGCATCGGTCGCTCCGCCGAGCTGGGGCTCTGCTTGCCCTCTCCCGCGGTTTCCAAAGCACATGCCGAAATTGTATCGGTAGGAGATAAACTCTTTCTCCGAGATTTGGATAGCACCAATGGAACATTCGTCAACGGCCATCGCGTCGCCGGGACGACTCCGATTGGCGAAGGAGACTTGATCCAATTCGCCACAATCGATTTCCGAGTGAAACGTGAAGCCGCAAAGAGCTTTAACAATACCATTTCAGATTCCTCGTGCGACCTGAGTGGGATGCTGGCACGGTTTCACAACCTGATGTCTTCCCGCGCGGTCGTTCCGGTATTTCAGCCAATCATCGCATTCGCCGACAAGAGCGTCATCGGATATGAAATCCTGTCGCGGAGTCGGATCGATGGTCTGGAAACTCCACGTGACATGTTTCTGGTGGCCGAACGACTGCACTTGGCCGCGGAATTGAGCACGATGCTACGCTGGGAAGGGGTGCGAACCGGCGATCAAATCATTCCCGCGACCAACTTGTTTATTAACACACACCCGTGTGAAAAAATGACGCTAGGACTGCTCGACAATTTGCGTGAACTCCGCGAACGATTTCCCCAGCGGCCATTAACCATTGAGATTCACGAAGGTGCTGTCACAGATTTGGAGGAGATGCAAACGTTCCGGGAGGCGATCACCGACCTAAATATTGGGTTGGCCTACGACGACTTCGGCGCCGGGCAGACGCGATTGCTCGACCTAGTTGCGGTTCCCCCCGATTACCTCAAGTTCGACATCAAACTCATTCGCGACATCCATCTCCACCCGCAACAGCAACAAATGGTCGAATCGCTGGTCACGATGGTTCGTGATTTCGGAATCGCCGCTCTGGCTGAGGGGATTGAGCGCCCCGAAGAAGCTGAAATCTGTCAGCAAATCGGGTTTGATTTCGCGCAAGGGTATTTCTTCGGCCGCCCGATGCTGGTCGACTCCGTCCCGGTTGCGTGAGCTGCCCACAGTGGCTCTGCTTGATTGCTATCGCCGCGCAATTGTATCATCGTGCCATCGCGCTGAAGTTGCGCGGCTGAGTTTGTTCCCCGCCGCCGGAACCGTTGCTGCATGGACATTGACGTTGAGATTCCCGATCTGCCGGCCGCGTTGCGGGATTTGATAGCCCAGATTCCACCGGGCCGCGTGACGACCTATGGAGCATTGGCTGCGGCGCTAGGTAGCGATAGCGCAACCCGCTGGGTCGGCAGTTATGTCCTGGATCCGTTAGTCGCAGCCGCATTGCCAGTACACCGCATTGTCCTCGCCGCTGGCGAACTGGGTTTGTACTATACGGGGGACGCGGCCGACAAATGCCTTCGATTGCAATCCGAAGGAATCGAAGTCGAGAAAGATCGCATTGAGTTACCGCGGTGGTTTTTCGATGGCTTTCAATCATCACAGCCGCTGCGGACATTGAGCGCACTGCAAGAGGACTACACCAAGCGACTGCAACTGACGCGTCCTGCGGCGCGACCGCAAACCGTTGGCGGCGTGGATCTCTCTTATATCACTGACGGGAGAGCCGTCGCCGGATACGCGTTGATCGATGTGGCCACACGCAAATTGTTATGGTCGACCACCCTGACTGCGGAGGTCGCGTTTCCGTACATCCCTACGTTTTTGTCCTTCCGGGAATTGCCCTTGTTGTTGCGGTTGTTGGATCAAGTCCGCCGGGAGGATCGCATGCCGGATCTGGTCTTTGTCGATGGCAACGGTGTCATGCACGACCGCCGCATGGGCATCGCCTGTATGTTGGGTATTGCCGCTGACGTGGCAACGGTGGGGATCAGCAAGAAATTATTGTGTGGCCAAGTTGAGACCGATGACATGGCGCATCGCGAAGCGCGTCCTGTGGTGGATGGCGAAGAAGTTTTGGGGATGGCGCTCAAATCGCGGAACAGCTCGAAGTTGATTTATGTTTCCCCGGGGCATCGCATCGATTTTGCCACCGCCTTAGAAGTCACGCAAAGCCTGCTGGCTGGCCATCGTCTTCCAGAACCGACTCATTGGGCCGATAAACTAAGCCGCGATGAAGTCCGCCGCATTTCCGCCGCTCAGTCGTAGCACTCACTCGGCCCACTGACTATTCGGTTGCGGAGTCATCCCCAGTGCGGATTCATCTCCTGGGGCAGGCTATTCATCGGCTGCGGGCTGCGCGTCGGCTGGTGGGTCTTCGCCGGGCAGTTTTCCAGAAATGACTTCTTGGAGAGCTTTGCGCAATTGTTCTCCGAATTGCGGTCCCCCGCCGACGAACAGCCGCACAATTTTTCCGTCTCGGTCGATGATCACCGTCTGTGGGATGGATGTGGCGGAATACTTGTCCGCGACTGCCCCATCTTGGTCCAACGCAACTGTCGGCGACAACTTCAGGCGTTCCAACGTTTGACGGATCCGTTCGGGATTTTCTTCCAGGTTTACGGTGACCAATTCGACTTGTTGTCCCTCGAACTCGCGTGCCACGCCGTCCACTTGCGGCATCGCCTGCATACACGGACCGCACCAAGTGGCCCAGAAATCGAGCACGATGATTTTCCCTTTCTGGTCCGCGAGGTGAAAGTCGCCCCCTTGCATGAGCTTTAAGGTAAAGTCGGGTGCCATTTCACCCACCAACGAGGAGTCCAGGCCGGTATTTTGCGCGCCCGACGCGGACAGGTAGCTGGGTTCGACGGCGTGCTTGAGTTTCCATTGATGGTAGGTCAACTTGGATGCCGCCTCTTCGATGGCATCGCCGAAGATCAATTGATCGACAAGCTTCAGCTCGACCTGGCATTGCCCCAACACATCGCTGGTGCCCGAAATCGTTGCATTGGCCACTGCGTCTGGTTCGAAGGTCAGCCGGGAGTTGTCACTCCGCATGGTTTGCACCCGTAATTTGGTAAGCGGTTTCGCAACCGGGTCTTCGTCAGCCGATTCATCGAGATTCAGGTCATCACCATGCAACCAAATGATACGCGAAACATATTCGCGGCGAATCTTCTTGGTTTCCAACCGGACTTCGACGGTGAGGTATTCCTCGTCCATGTCCAAGATCCGTGCTCGCAAGTAGTCCCCTTTGATTGACCGAATCATGTGCGTGGGAGGATTGTGTTTTTGCATGCGCGGCAACGTTAACAACCGCTCCCGCTTTTTCTTGCTGAATTTAATCGTCGATTGCGCTCTGATAAACTCCACGGCTTTGACTTTTTCGTTGGGTACAAATTTGGCGTCGGTCATCGTCGAATCGAAGTAGACCCCCTTTTCGTCAATGCGCTTCACCTTACCGGGAATCACATCCCCGGTATAAAGATGTATGGCTCGTCCGGAGGGTCCCGAGACCGCGCCCGCTGGATTTCCGGTGGAAAGTTTTTCGATCACGCCTCCCCAAAAACCGCGCCGCTGTCGGACCACTCGTCTTCGCTGCTGCTGCACCTGTTTTTTCGGTTGCGGCGGCGGGGGATCGCGATAGACGATTCTTCCGGAAACCTCTGCTCCAAGTGGGCTGCTGGAGAGCCCTTCCCGCGGATGAAACATCAGGCAACTGCCATCGGCTTTCACCTGAGCGTCGACCAAGTAGCCTCGTAGGCGAAGACCGGGGATCTCTAATCGACCTTCGCGTTCTTCACGAGCCTGCGGAGGTAGTTGCTTGATACTGGAAGCGAGTGAATGCAAATCCGTGGCAGGAAACACGAGTTCGTTTTCGATACCCGGGGATTTGATGGACACCTTGCCCTTTTCGATTTTGACAATCGACCCGCTAATGCGATTGTTGTCGGGAAAAATCGCGCTAATCACACGCGGTTCCTCGGGCGTCTCAGCGGGCATAGAGAAACTGACAGCTTGGCCTTCTTTGATACGGACCGGTTTGTCATCTCTGAGCATAATGAATTCGTCTGTGTCCGCGTCATAAGATTGCACAGTGCCGTTGATGATTGTGCCATCGGCAAGGTGGGCGCGCGATGCATTCCCCTGGACATCATGGGGGGCTTCACCATTCCATTCCGTAATCCGCAAGCGGTCCAATCTTAGGTCGCCGCGTTTGTTCATCACGCGCAATCCGGAGAGCGTAAAAGCGGCGGGGGAGTTTGACTTGGCGACTTCCAGATCTCCCAACCGACGGCCGTCAGCCGTATAGGCAAAGATGCGGTTTTTTTCTTGGTCAAGATAAATCTGCAAATGCAATTGCCCGCCACCGGCTTTGAGTTTGAGCAGCGACGTGACGTCGACCTCGTCATCGGTTTCGCGCATTAAGACCAAGTCCTGTTCCCAGACTTCGAGGCGAAACGCTTGTTGGATATTCTTGGGGTTGTCATCGACACCCAGCGCGATCACAAAGTCGGCTTTTTTCTTCCAGGAGATTTCCAATTCAATGCCGGCGCGGCTCGGAATTTCCAGATCGCGCTGCAAGAAGGCGTCCTGGTTGTTCGTGACCAATTGCCCCCCTTCCTCTGTCCATTTGGCTTTCTCGCCGGAGTGATCCCAGCCTCCCAAACCGCTGGGGCCTTGCCAGACGACCTTGGCGCCTTCGCCCCAACTGAGAATCCGGCGGATGTGACTGCGGGCGATCTTGAGTTTGCCAAACCGCGTCGAGTCAAGCACCATATCCGTCGGAGACAAGCTGACCAATTCGCCGAACAGTTGGTCACCGCCGGCAAGCTCCACGCAATAAGAGCCCTTCGGTGCGGGCCGGTCGAGGCCCACGGGAAAATGTACCGAAACCACCCGCCCAGCGGGAAAGGTCAACGGCTTTGTAAATGGCGGCGAATTCCAGGTCACGACATCGGGCGTCGCGGAATCGCCCAGGCTGCCGGTCATATAGTCGCCGCTTGCCAATCGCAAAATGGCATCTTCGCGAACATCATCCGCGGCGCACAGCGATCCGCCCAAACCGGCGAGGGCCGATAAGCACAATATCGACGTCAAAACAACGCTTTTAAAAGTCATGGCTTATCGCTCGTAAATCGGCAGAAATCGGTAATTCAACGCCAAAGCCAGCAGATTCATGGATGTGCTCAATGACGCTCCGAACTGACCTTGAAAGCTGCCATTGGCTTGTTGAACGGTCTTGAGTCGACGAATGAGAATCTTGTTCCACTTTTCCCAGGCTTCGACATCCCCTTGAAACAACGCTTGCGCCTGATAGTAGCGAGCGTATTCCGGCCAGCTGCTGGCTTCGGTTTCTAGTCGGTCGGTGAGATATTTGACGGTCGCTTTATATTTGTCCAAGTCTTTACGATGCGCGATGGCGTAGACCAAAGTGGCGATGGAACTTCGCGCCAACGATTCGCCAAACCCACCCAAGCCGGAATAGCCGACTTCGCCCGAACCGGACGTCATGCTGGCGAAATAGGCCACGGCTTTATCGATTGCCGTGTCGGGAACCTCAATCCCCGCGTTCCGCGCGGCGAGCAAACCGACCATGACCGATCCACTCACCGAGGTATCCGCATCGTTGGAATCGGGCGAATACCTCCACGCATTGAGCGAGTTTTTTTTCTGCGACGTGATTGCTGCACGGACAGCCAACTCCAACGATTCGCCGATGGAGCGGGCGTTGTTCTTTTTCCCTACAGGCCACAAGTTGCGCTCATCAACTGCACCATAAGCCTCCGCCAGCCCCAACATCGCGAACCCGTGGTGATACATGCTGTTGCCGAAAAAGCCGGTCCCCGCGTTTTGTTCGGAAATAATGCTCCGCAAACAACGCCGGATGTTACTGCTGTATTTTCCGTAATTTGGATCTTCTCCCGATGCGAGAAACACCATCAATCCTAAGCCTGTGACGCCGGGGCCGGTTTGACCATCGGACCAGGAACCGTCCGCCGCTTGTGTGGTGGCCAAGAATTGCAAACCCCGGTCATACATTTCACGGACATCGCGTGGCACGACGTCGCCGTGGCGGATACCCGGCAATGGTGCTTGCGCTTTCGCCGCGGCGGGCGCTAGAATCAATCCCCCCATCACTGCCGCAAGCAGCAGGTGCATGGCAAAGCGCGGCGAGCGGATGTGTCTCGGTTGTCGTGGGTCGGTTTGAGTCATCAAGTTCGTGCCTTCCGGCAAATGGTCGAATAATAAATGCACCTTCGAGATCAAGGGATATACCCCTCGCGTTTGAGTGTCTGCCGCATGCCCTTCCCTTGCCTCATCTGTGGTTTAAAAACCTCCCATTGCGCGTCGTCAAAAATCTGCTTGAGTGTTGCCTCGGGGATCTGGGAGGCGAAATACCAAACTACATATCGGTCGTATTGCCCGAATCGCAGCGGTGGTGGGGCGACCTCTGAAATTAATTTGATCAATTGGCTACGCTGCGCCTCGGTCAGGGGCATGCGGCGTTCCAACAAACTGACCGCTACCGCTACCTGGGCCTTGAAGCGGAAATTGCGCCGCTTGAGTTCGGCACGGTCATATTTTACCCGTTGCTTGGGCGTCAATGTGCCGCGGATTGTTTTGTGAAACAATGAATCCGTTTCGAATAGTCCAGAACTGACTTTTTGTTGCAGCGGTTGGATCTCCTGCCAGATATTTCCAAACGCATTGCGGTCGTTGCGGACGGCCATGAATTTGGCACGCATTTTTTCGACATCGTCATAAAACCGTTTGATGTCGCCCGCGGCGGCCAACGACAGTTTCCGTTTTTGAGTCTGATCGAGTCTGCAGATGCGGTGGATTTCGTTCATCCGCATCGTCAATTGCGAGTCCAGCCGCTTGCGAGCTTGCCGTGCATTGCCATTGCCGCGAAAGACCCATTGATCGAATTGATCGGGATTGATTTGAAACCGATTAACGGCCACCGGCTGCGGCGCGTCTCCATCCACCAAACCATCGTCGTCTTGTCCACAAGCCGTCCCACTCCAGAAACCGGACAGCAACAGCAACCCGCCCCATAACGCGCGACGCAGAAACTGCGCCACCTCAGTCCGTCCACGAAGTGGGCGGGAGGGTAATGTTCGGGTTGTTGTGACGTCGGTCTGCACCGGCTTGGTTCCTTGTTGTTGGACGGCCGTTACTCAATCAATACGTTGACTCCGCCTTCAATGAGCACATCGCCTCCGCCACCCAAGCGTTTGGCCTTTTCCTGATTCTTAGGATTTTTAGCCTCGGGCAATTCAAAGTCGTCAACAATTTCGTTGACGCGGCCTCGCCCAAAAATGCCAGCGTGTTGTGGTCCAATTCTTTGCAGCGTCCGCCAGACATCTTTTTGGTAGTCGTCTAAAATCGCCATGAGCGACCCGCTGGAGACTTGTGGGACGTACATGGGGTTGCTCATCAACACTTCAACTGTCTGGCCGTACTGATCCCGCCAATTGTCTTCCAGCGCTTTTTGAAGTTTTGTACGTTGCTCCTCTGTCAGGCGTAACTTCTCGTCAATGCGGGCCACAAAAAACTGGACGGTCGCCTGCTGAAACCGCTCTTCGCGCTTGGTGAGCTCGTCGAGGTATTGAGCGGCCTGTTCGGGACGTAAATTTGTATCGACCAGTTTCTTGATTTCCGCTTGCACCGTTGCCCGCTGGTCGACACTCAAGGTCGCTTGACCGTTGATGAGCCCTCCGCCCCGCGCGCGACGGTTCTTTTTCTTACTGAGTTTCTCAATGAAGACGTCTATCGATTCCACAGCTGCAACCGCCACTTGCTCACGCTGCTGCGGCGACATATCGCAGATGCGGTTTGCGTAGGCCAGCTCGACTTTATACAAATTCCTGAGTTGCGTACGGACTTGATCCGCCCGCATTGCTCGACCGTTTTGTAGAAAGATGACGTCGGCGGCAACTGCATCAGCTGCTGCCGGGCGTTTCGGCCTTGGTTTTTTGGCAGCGGCCTTCAACTTCTTTACCACAGCCGCGCGCTTAGCCGCCGCTGCGGCCTGCTGTGCCGCTGCCTGCTTTGCCACTGCGGCTTTTGCCTTCTGTTGAGCATCGTTCCGCGCAGCCACTTCGGTTACGGTCGCCTTCTTTTCGTCGGCCGTATTTTTCTTCGCAGCAGCTTCCTCGCCTCGCGCCGCAGGACTGCCAAAACCAAGGCAGAAACAAACTGCGAGGAGGATTGCTCGCATTGGGTATCGCATCGTGAACTTCCTTCCGGTTATCGACTCGGGCGTTCGAGTTGATTGAAGTACTCGTCCAAACCGGCGCGGAATTCTTCGGGCAACCCCGATCCCGTTTCGCCCGTCGCTTGTTGCGCGCCATGATCTTCGCGAACTTCTTTCTCGTTC
Coding sequences within it:
- a CDS encoding EAL domain-containing protein, yielding MTTQILPATDQELWFLEGLIDQRDRVQHIPINSVPFRIGRSAELGLCLPSPAVSKAHAEIVSVGDKLFLRDLDSTNGTFVNGHRVAGTTPIGEGDLIQFATIDFRVKREAAKSFNNTISDSSCDLSGMLARFHNLMSSRAVVPVFQPIIAFADKSVIGYEILSRSRIDGLETPRDMFLVAERLHLAAELSTMLRWEGVRTGDQIIPATNLFINTHPCEKMTLGLLDNLRELRERFPQRPLTIEIHEGAVTDLEEMQTFREAITDLNIGLAYDDFGAGQTRLLDLVAVPPDYLKFDIKLIRDIHLHPQQQQMVESLVTMVRDFGIAALAEGIERPEEAEICQQIGFDFAQGYFFGRPMLVDSVPVA
- a CDS encoding endonuclease V — translated: MDIDVEIPDLPAALRDLIAQIPPGRVTTYGALAAALGSDSATRWVGSYVLDPLVAAALPVHRIVLAAGELGLYYTGDAADKCLRLQSEGIEVEKDRIELPRWFFDGFQSSQPLRTLSALQEDYTKRLQLTRPAARPQTVGGVDLSYITDGRAVAGYALIDVATRKLLWSTTLTAEVAFPYIPTFLSFRELPLLLRLLDQVRREDRMPDLVFVDGNGVMHDRRMGIACMLGIAADVATVGISKKLLCGQVETDDMAHREARPVVDGEEVLGMALKSRNSSKLIYVSPGHRIDFATALEVTQSLLAGHRLPEPTHWADKLSRDEVRRISAAQS
- a CDS encoding TlpA family protein disulfide reductase → MTFKSVVLTSILCLSALAGLGGSLCAADDVREDAILRLASGDYMTGSLGDSATPDVVTWNSPPFTKPLTFPAGRVVSVHFPVGLDRPAPKGSYCVELAGGDQLFGELVSLSPTDMVLDSTRFGKLKIARSHIRRILSWGEGAKVVWQGPSGLGGWDHSGEKAKWTEEGGQLVTNNQDAFLQRDLEIPSRAGIELEISWKKKADFVIALGVDDNPKNIQQAFRLEVWEQDLVLMRETDDEVDVTSLLKLKAGGGQLHLQIYLDQEKNRIFAYTADGRRLGDLEVAKSNSPAAFTLSGLRVMNKRGDLRLDRLRITEWNGEAPHDVQGNASRAHLADGTIINGTVQSYDADTDEFIMLRDDKPVRIKEGQAVSFSMPAETPEEPRVISAIFPDNNRISGSIVKIEKGKVSIKSPGIENELVFPATDLHSLASSIKQLPPQAREEREGRLEIPGLRLRGYLVDAQVKADGSCLMFHPREGLSSSPLGAEVSGRIVYRDPPPPQPKKQVQQQRRRVVRQRRGFWGGVIEKLSTGNPAGAVSGPSGRAIHLYTGDVIPGKVKRIDEKGVYFDSTMTDAKFVPNEKVKAVEFIRAQSTIKFSKKKRERLLTLPRMQKHNPPTHMIRSIKGDYLRARILDMDEEYLTVEVRLETKKIRREYVSRIIWLHGDDLNLDESADEDPVAKPLTKLRVQTMRSDNSRLTFEPDAVANATISGTSDVLGQCQVELKLVDQLIFGDAIEEAASKLTYHQWKLKHAVEPSYLSASGAQNTGLDSSLVGEMAPDFTLKLMQGGDFHLADQKGKIIVLDFWATWCGPCMQAMPQVDGVAREFEGQQVELVTVNLEENPERIRQTLERLKLSPTVALDQDGAVADKYSATSIPQTVIIDRDGKIVRLFVGGGPQFGEQLRKALQEVISGKLPGEDPPADAQPAADE
- a CDS encoding squalene--hopene cyclase; amino-acid sequence: MTQTDPRQPRHIRSPRFAMHLLLAAVMGGLILAPAAAKAQAPLPGIRHGDVVPRDVREMYDRGLQFLATTQAADGSWSDGQTGPGVTGLGLMVFLASGEDPNYGKYSSNIRRCLRSIISEQNAGTGFFGNSMYHHGFAMLGLAEAYGAVDERNLWPVGKKNNARSIGESLELAVRAAITSQKKNSLNAWRYSPDSNDADTSVSGSVMVGLLAARNAGIEVPDTAIDKAVAYFASMTSGSGEVGYSGLGGFGESLARSSIATLVYAIAHRKDLDKYKATVKYLTDRLETEASSWPEYARYYQAQALFQGDVEAWEKWNKILIRRLKTVQQANGSFQGQFGASLSTSMNLLALALNYRFLPIYER